The Temnothorax longispinosus isolate EJ_2023e chromosome 4, Tlon_JGU_v1, whole genome shotgun sequence genome has a window encoding:
- the LOC139811329 gene encoding putative odorant receptor 85d, with translation MSVLTFTFKVLTICGCWLPNSWTSWYKRILYDVYTILIGLLVNTFTLSQLMDLILSVDNADDFAENFYVTLASFVSCCKMFSLLNNRNNIAMLIDTLMKKPYRPTEHDEIKIRQKFDKIVQTNTLYYATLVELTCAFALVTRVFEDYRKHRLAFRAWLPFNYSSPMLFRIAYVHQSISLTAGSVLHIACDSLICGLLMHICSQLEILECHLKKIVDKPHFLRECVVRHTCIFQFALMVNERFRLTITIQFLVSMLVVCFNLYQLTQTSMLSAKFIQIMLYMFCMLAQISFYCWYGNEVKLKSQQLVSSVFEMEWYALDYPVQKSLLIIMKRGMVPIEFTSAYVISVNLQSFVSLLKTSYSAYNLLQQMR, from the exons atgagcGTTTTGACTTTCACATTTAAAGTTCTTACCATTTGCGGATGTTGGCTACCAAATTCGTGGACGTCATGGTACAAACGTATCCTGTATGATGTATATACAATCCTCATAGGTTTGCTAGTAAATACATTTACGTTGTCACAATTGATGGATTTAATTCTATCTGTGGACAACGCTGACGACTTCGCCGAGAATTTCTATGTGACGCTTGCCAGTTTCGTGTCATGCTGCAAGATGTTTAGTTTATTGAATAATCGTAACAATATTGCGATGCTGATCGACACTCTGATGAAGAAACCATATAGGCCTACTGAACACGATGAGATAAAGATTCGACAGAAATTTGACAAAATCGTACA AACAAATACGCTCTACTACGCAACTCTGGTCGAATTGACATGTGCATTTGCTTTAGTAACACGTGTGTTTGAAGACTACAGAAAACACAGACTAGCTTTCCGAGCATGGTTACCGTTCAACTATTCTTCGCCGATGCTATTTCGAATCGCTTACGTTCATCAATCGATAAGCTTGACGGCTGGATCGGTCCTTCATATTGCTTGCGACAGCCTAATTTGCGGATTATTGATGCACATTTGCTCTCAGCTGGAAATATTAGAGTgtcatttgaaaaaaatcgtgGACAAGCCACATTTTCTTCGTGAATGCGTCGTACGGCATACATGCATTTTTCA ATTCGCATTAATGGTGAATGAAAGATTTAGATTAACAATCACCATCCAGTTTTTAGTGAGTATGTTAGTAGTGTGCTTCAATCTGTATCAACTAACGCAGACGAGCATGTTAAGTgcgaaatttattcaaataatgttGTATATGTTTTGCATGCTGGCACAAATCTCTTTTTATTGCTGGTACGGAAATGAAGTTAAGCTAAAG agTCAGCAACTGGTCAGTAGTGTGTTCGAAATGGAATGGTATGCATTGGATTATCCAGTGCAAAAgagtttgttaataattatgaaacgCGGTATGGTACCTATCGAGTTCACCAGTGCCTACGTTATCTCTGTGAATCTTCAATCATTTGTCAGT tTACTCAAGACATCGTATTCTGCGTATAATCTGCTTCAACAAAtgcgataa
- the LOC139811333 gene encoding odorant receptor Or1-like: MRVLDFTLKILTFCGCWVPDSWTSSYKRVIYHVHTFFVLVLVNTFTLSQLLDIILTVDNADDFTDNFYMLLTTTVVCCKMFSMLVNRKNIAMLTNILTEKPCRPLESKEMEIYYKFDKGMQATTIHYAILVETTCVCITLTSLLTDFRRRTLTFRAWLPYDYSSPVLFYITYAHQLISLIIGSVLQVACDGLICGLLVHICCQIEILESRLRRIAHEPDILHECILQHNRIFDFAITVNEKFRFTIAIQFMASTLVVCFNLYQLTRSTTTNAKYAQLALYMCCMLTQIFFYCWYGNKVKLKSRQLVSNIFEMEWYMLDQNVKKALLLIMKRSAIPIEFTSAYIISMNLDSFVGLLKTSYSAYNILQQV; this comes from the exons ATGCGCGTGTTAGATTTTACACTTAAAATCTTAACATTCTGTGGTTGCTGGGTACCGGATTCCTGGACGTCATCATATAAACGCGTAATCTAccatgtacatacatttttcgtgCTTGTGTTAGTAAACACATTTACCTTATCACAATTACTGGATATTATTCTTACCGTGGACAATGCAGACGACTTCACCgataatttttacatgttaCTTACAACGACCGTCGTTTGTTGTAAAATGTTTAGTATGTTGGTAAATcgcaaaaatattgcaatgttAACCAATATACTTACGGAGAAACCATGTAGACCATTGGAATcaaaagaaatggaaatttattacaaatttgatAAGGGCATGCA AGCAACCACGATACATTATGCAATTCTGGTTGAGACGACTTGCGTGTGCATTACGTTAACGTCGTTACTCACGGACTTCAGAAGACGGACATTGACATTCAGAGCCTGGTTACCGTATGATTATTCATCGccagttttattttacatcacGTATGCTCACCAACTGATAAGTTTGATAATCGGATCCGTCCTTCAAGTTGCTTGCGACGGCCTGATTTGTGGACTATTGGTGCACATTTGCTGCCAAATTGAAATACTGGAATCTCGTTTGAGAAGAATAGCACACGAGCCTGATATTCTTCATGAATGCATTCTGCAACACAATCGTATTTTTGA CTTTGCTATCACGGTCAATGAAAAGTTCAGGTTTACTATTGCTATTCAATTTATGGCGAGCACATTGGTGGTgtgtttcaatttatatcaattgacTAGGTCGACCACGACTAATGCAAAATATGCTCAGCTGGCGTTATATATGTGCTGCATGCTGAcgcaaatctttttttattgctggTATGGAAATAAGGTGAAACTAAAG AGCCGACAACTTGTGAGTAACATTTTCGAAATGGAATGGTATATGTTGGATCAGAATGTTAAGAAAgctttattattgattatgaAACGTAGCGCAATACCCATTGAATTCACCAGcgcttatattatttctatgaaTCTTGATTCTTTTGTGGGT ttgCTTAAAACATCATATTCAGCTTACAATATCTTGCAGCAAGTGTAA